One window of Scyliorhinus canicula chromosome 28, sScyCan1.1, whole genome shotgun sequence genomic DNA carries:
- the dnajc22 gene encoding dnaJ homolog subfamily C member 22 isoform X1, which translates to MAKSLLITYVLWFFGGPFGLHHIYLGRDSHALLWMVTFGGFGVGWAREFWRLPKYVQSANMHRSSKIQRRRDLQPSMSIVRVLGQIAVGIYFGIVALISLSSLNSFYIMALPLAITLGVHLVANIGEETSNLKTTMMASFITSPVFYGRSIATIPISIVASITSLQHRQYKTPSHTEDNLSVRLYRLGLSWLAFTMPISYCMFHNTTVTVTYIADTISLILDSVRIFPMLSGLLESAFLLPYHTWTLFTDRTGLSYGYNQEWEKLLASFSAIKTERKRLAYEVLGLHEEATLEEINKSYRELVKLWHPDHNIHNSDEAERQFLEIQAAYEVIAKNKQGQAR; encoded by the exons ATGGCAAAGAGTCTGCTGATCACTTACGTCCTTTGGTTCTTTGGGGGTCCCTTTGGCCTCCATCACATCTACCTTGGAAGAGACAGTCATGCCTTATTATGGATGGTGACGTTTGGTGGATTTGGAGTAGGGTGGGCTCGGGAGTTTTGGCGGCTGCCAAAGTATGTGCAAAGTGCAAACATGCACCGCAGCAGCAAGATCCAAAGAAGAAGAGATCTACAACCATCAATGAGCATTGTCCGTGTTTTGGGCCAAATTGCAGTTGGGATTTATTTTGGTATCGTCGCTCTGATAAGTCTATCGTCGTTAAATAGTTTCTACATCATGGCGTTACCACTTGCAATCACACTGGGCGTTCACCTTGTCGCCAATATTGGTGAGGAAACCTCCAATTTAAAGACAACAATGATGGCATCATTCATTACGTCCCCAGTGTTCTATGGAAGATCAATTGCAACTATACCCATTAGTATTGTTGCCAGTATTACCTCTTTGCAGCACCGTCAATACAAGACTCCAAGTCACACAGAAGACAACCTGAGTGTGCGACTCTATAGACTCGGCCTATCTTGGCTGGCTTTCACAATGCCAATCTCTTACTGCATGTTCCACAATACCACAGTCACAGTTACATACATCGCGGACACCATCAGCCTTATTCTGGACTCAGTGCGAATATTCCCAATGCTTAGTGGCCTTCTTGAATCCGCATTCCTCCTTCCATACCACACATGGACATTGTTTACTGACCGGACTGGATTAAGCTATGGATACAATCAGGAGTGGGAAAAGCTACTTGCGTCATTCTCTGCCATAAAGACTGAAAGAAAAAGGTTAGCGTACGAG gtGTTGGGATTACATGAGGAAGCGACTTTAGAAGAGATCAACAAAAGCTATCGAGAGCTGGTGAAACTCTGGCATCCTGATCACAACATACACAATTCAGATGAAGCAGAACGACAATTCCTTGAGATCCAGGCAGCATATGAAGTCATTGCAAAGAACAAGCAAGGACAGGCACGTTAA
- the dnajc22 gene encoding dnaJ homolog subfamily C member 22 isoform X2 — protein sequence MAKSLLITYVLWFFGGPFGLHHIYLGRDSHALLWMVTFGGFGVGWAREFWRLPKYVQSANMHRSSKIQRRRDLQPSMSIVRVLGQIAVGIYFGIVALISLSSLNSFYIMALPLAITLGVHLVANIGEETSNLKTTMMASFITSPVFYGRSIATIPISIVASITSLQHRQYKTPSHTEDNLSVRLYRLGLSWLAFTMPISYCMFHNTTVTVTYIADTISLILDSVRIFPMLSGLLESAFLLPYHTWTLFTDRTGLSYGYNQEWEKLLASFSAIKTERKRCWDYMRKRL from the exons ATGGCAAAGAGTCTGCTGATCACTTACGTCCTTTGGTTCTTTGGGGGTCCCTTTGGCCTCCATCACATCTACCTTGGAAGAGACAGTCATGCCTTATTATGGATGGTGACGTTTGGTGGATTTGGAGTAGGGTGGGCTCGGGAGTTTTGGCGGCTGCCAAAGTATGTGCAAAGTGCAAACATGCACCGCAGCAGCAAGATCCAAAGAAGAAGAGATCTACAACCATCAATGAGCATTGTCCGTGTTTTGGGCCAAATTGCAGTTGGGATTTATTTTGGTATCGTCGCTCTGATAAGTCTATCGTCGTTAAATAGTTTCTACATCATGGCGTTACCACTTGCAATCACACTGGGCGTTCACCTTGTCGCCAATATTGGTGAGGAAACCTCCAATTTAAAGACAACAATGATGGCATCATTCATTACGTCCCCAGTGTTCTATGGAAGATCAATTGCAACTATACCCATTAGTATTGTTGCCAGTATTACCTCTTTGCAGCACCGTCAATACAAGACTCCAAGTCACACAGAAGACAACCTGAGTGTGCGACTCTATAGACTCGGCCTATCTTGGCTGGCTTTCACAATGCCAATCTCTTACTGCATGTTCCACAATACCACAGTCACAGTTACATACATCGCGGACACCATCAGCCTTATTCTGGACTCAGTGCGAATATTCCCAATGCTTAGTGGCCTTCTTGAATCCGCATTCCTCCTTCCATACCACACATGGACATTGTTTACTGACCGGACTGGATTAAGCTATGGATACAATCAGGAGTGGGAAAAGCTACTTGCGTCATTCTCTGCCATAAAGACTGAAAGAAAAAG gtGTTGGGATTACATGAGGAAGCGACTTTAG